One window of Corynebacterium accolens genomic DNA carries:
- a CDS encoding alpha/beta fold hydrolase, whose product MALAPLPPSTVELEGPFAHEFVHTRGIRLHVAIAGDSADPLVVFIHGAFGGWFDFQEVIGPLAQCGYHVAAVDMRGFGMSDKPPIDPGQDIRTLVGDLDGLIQALGHEDAYIVGADTGGAVAWCLAAERPNRVRGLVSVSAAHPVDIRRAIAARPWDFGWMILRSLLCHLPKVTRANTLLLSPRAYRKELSLDTGPALADATLESILALRLRASQIGKVRRGILWNHRMRTAVVPLNWSELAVKRPVLFIHAQQRLWNPVIQRAALRARAGFSATSIPGAKNLPFLEAPEEFVDELRRWLDA is encoded by the coding sequence ATGGCCTTAGCACCACTTCCCCCCTCCACGGTTGAGCTGGAAGGACCCTTTGCGCACGAGTTTGTCCACACCCGGGGCATCCGCCTGCACGTGGCCATAGCGGGCGATAGCGCCGATCCCCTCGTTGTTTTTATTCACGGCGCTTTTGGCGGCTGGTTCGATTTTCAGGAGGTCATCGGTCCCCTCGCGCAGTGCGGGTATCACGTCGCCGCGGTGGATATGCGCGGCTTTGGCATGTCCGATAAGCCGCCCATCGATCCCGGCCAGGATATCCGCACCTTGGTCGGAGATCTGGATGGCCTCATCCAGGCCTTGGGCCACGAGGATGCCTATATCGTCGGCGCCGATACCGGTGGCGCGGTGGCCTGGTGCCTGGCCGCCGAGCGCCCCAATCGCGTCCGCGGCTTGGTGTCGGTCTCGGCCGCGCACCCGGTTGATATCCGCCGCGCCATCGCCGCGCGCCCCTGGGACTTTGGGTGGATGATCCTGCGTTCCCTGCTCTGCCACCTACCAAAGGTCACCCGCGCGAATACCCTGCTGCTTAGCCCCCGAGCCTACCGCAAGGAGCTCAGTTTGGATACGGGGCCCGCGCTTGCCGATGCCACCCTAGAGTCCATCCTTGCCCTGCGCCTGCGCGCCTCCCAGATTGGCAAGGTGCGCCGCGGGATCCTGTGGAATCACCGGATGCGCACCGCCGTGGTGCCCTTGAACTGGTCCGAATTAGCCGTCAAGCGCCCCGTCCTTTTCATCCACGCCCAACAGCGATTGTGGAACCCCGTCATCCAGCGGGCGGCCCTGCGCGCCCGCGCGGGATTTAGCGCCACCTCGATCCCAGGGGCCAAGAACCTGCCCTTCCTCGAGGCCCCCGAGGAGTTCGTCGACGAGCTGCGCCGATGGCTCGACGCGTAG
- a CDS encoding type II secretion system F family protein — MMAFICLALAVLVGLPATKGRLGPATAQNAAQHTAKTPRAGPRKRDGATVRGGLMSKLQPSTTVDPLLVAGDIELFAACLSAGLTVHAAATAVARTAEADTQHLWETVSALLGVGVPTESAWDHMKGHAGLEDVAGLVILSGQSGATIAAGCTRICTSLRAEASAHATAKAERAGVFIALPLAVCFLPAFIVLGLAPVVISLGAQLF; from the coding sequence ATGATGGCCTTTATCTGCTTAGCGCTGGCCGTACTCGTTGGGCTGCCGGCCACCAAGGGGCGGCTGGGACCTGCTACGGCACAGAACGCAGCGCAACACACGGCGAAGACCCCGCGCGCCGGCCCAAGAAAGCGCGATGGCGCAACAGTGCGCGGGGGATTGATGAGCAAACTCCAGCCCTCTACCACCGTGGATCCACTCCTCGTGGCCGGGGATATCGAGCTTTTCGCAGCTTGCCTGAGTGCGGGCCTGACGGTGCATGCGGCTGCTACGGCAGTTGCGCGCACGGCAGAGGCCGATACCCAGCACCTGTGGGAGACGGTATCCGCGCTCCTAGGAGTTGGCGTGCCCACGGAATCTGCATGGGACCACATGAAGGGCCATGCGGGATTAGAGGACGTGGCGGGGCTTGTCATCTTATCGGGCCAGTCCGGCGCCACCATAGCCGCCGGATGCACGCGAATCTGTACTTCTTTGCGCGCCGAAGCATCTGCTCACGCTACGGCTAAAGCAGAGCGGGCAGGAGTATTCATTGCCCTCCCGCTGGCGGTGTGCTTCCTGCCAGCATTCATCGTTCTAGGCCTCGCGCCCGTAGTGATCAGCTTGGGCGCACAGCTTTTCTAG
- the ssd gene encoding septum site-determining protein Ssd produces the protein MNTAQSRSTIVVAIGEEALRAEAVHAAAATSHEVITVTDPRDIPRSLAGAYTVLVDALMARVLASAQAAQATPAPVLFLAADPGPIDYEAALACHADRAFIIPAEIKDLLAAIAQAAHPPEDRPGSATIAVVGASGGVGTSTFAAVLARSHCTAGEQARALLIDATAHSGGLDLLLGVETAPGARWPELNIGDGSIDAADLYRALPSTADGIAVLSAARSTVKDTFTLDATLLAAATSAAHAGEGLCVVDCTAENIPASCTHVVLVVAAEVRSAAAAAQLILRLDEARRDIVVVLRQRQWAALSAPEVEDIIHHRVSAQLPTVRGLTRSIEIGGLPARLPAALAKTARAVREEVGA, from the coding sequence ATGAATACAGCACAGTCTCGCTCCACCATCGTCGTTGCCATAGGCGAGGAAGCCTTGCGCGCCGAGGCGGTCCATGCCGCCGCCGCGACCAGCCACGAGGTCATTACGGTCACCGATCCCCGCGATATTCCGCGCAGCCTCGCCGGGGCCTATACGGTTCTGGTCGATGCGCTCATGGCGCGCGTTCTCGCCTCGGCCCAAGCCGCACAGGCCACGCCCGCCCCGGTGCTTTTCCTCGCCGCGGACCCAGGGCCCATCGATTATGAGGCGGCGCTTGCCTGCCATGCGGACCGCGCCTTTATTATCCCCGCGGAGATTAAAGACCTGCTGGCGGCTATTGCCCAGGCAGCGCACCCGCCGGAAGATCGCCCCGGTAGTGCTACCATCGCGGTGGTGGGCGCCAGCGGTGGGGTAGGCACCTCCACCTTTGCCGCGGTCCTGGCGCGTTCCCACTGCACGGCGGGCGAACAGGCGCGGGCGCTGCTTATCGATGCCACCGCGCACTCCGGCGGCCTCGATCTCCTCCTCGGCGTGGAAACCGCGCCAGGTGCTCGCTGGCCGGAGCTCAATATTGGCGATGGCAGCATCGACGCCGCCGATCTCTACCGCGCCTTGCCTTCTACCGCCGATGGCATAGCGGTGCTATCCGCAGCGCGCAGTACGGTGAAAGACACCTTCACGCTAGATGCCACGCTTTTGGCGGCGGCGACGTCTGCGGCACACGCGGGAGAGGGCTTGTGCGTGGTGGATTGCACGGCGGAAAATATCCCTGCTTCCTGCACGCACGTGGTGCTGGTGGTGGCAGCGGAGGTGCGCTCGGCAGCGGCGGCCGCACAACTCATCCTGCGCCTGGATGAGGCGCGGCGCGACATCGTGGTGGTCCTGCGCCAACGGCAGTGGGCGGCTCTCAGCGCTCCAGAGGTAGAAGACATCATCCACCACCGGGTCAGCGCCCAATTGCCCACCGTGCGCGGGCTCACCCGCAGCATCGAGATCGGTGGATTACCGGCCCGGCTCCCCGCGGCGCTTGCTAAGACCGCCCGTGCGGTGCGCGAGGAGGTAGGGGCATGA
- a CDS encoding TadA family conjugal transfer-associated ATPase — protein sequence MSAAMDSSAETMEKTMEKMQRVIAAEPDLVHDASSLARRIREEAGVISDVAVVDLLRRLRQDATGMGPLDALLARQGVTDVVVNGPEDVFMDRGEGLERSDITFRNDGEVRQLASRLAAASGTRLDDAQPFADGRVTRPDGVVLRVHALLSPPAVGGTCISLRVLRQAQTTLPQLVANGTVPEDIGQLLAAMVKKRVSFLVIGGTGSGKTTLLSALLGTVSERERIVVIEDTAELSPHHPHCVSIVSRRANAEGSGEITMAQLLRQALRMRPDRIVVGEIRGPEVVDLLAALNTGHDGGAGTLHANSLFEVPARMEALGALGGLDRSALHSQLAAAVSVVLTMERTPHGRRLAHIGVLEGNPVTPRIIWSATEGPAPGFAEFSASLLEEQREEEGGQADA from the coding sequence ATGAGCGCGGCGATGGATAGTTCGGCCGAAACCATGGAAAAGACCATGGAGAAGATGCAGCGCGTCATTGCCGCCGAGCCGGATCTGGTGCACGACGCCTCTAGCTTGGCCCGGCGGATCCGCGAGGAAGCAGGGGTTATCAGTGACGTCGCCGTGGTGGATCTGCTCCGGCGCCTGCGCCAAGATGCCACCGGCATGGGGCCACTGGATGCCTTATTGGCCCGGCAGGGCGTCACCGATGTCGTGGTCAACGGACCCGAAGACGTCTTTATGGACCGCGGTGAGGGATTAGAGCGCAGCGATATCACCTTTCGCAACGATGGGGAGGTGCGCCAGCTCGCCTCCCGGTTGGCCGCGGCCTCGGGCACGCGGCTTGATGATGCCCAGCCTTTTGCCGATGGCCGCGTCACGCGCCCCGATGGCGTCGTGCTCCGCGTGCATGCACTTCTAAGCCCACCCGCAGTGGGCGGGACGTGCATTAGCCTGCGCGTATTGCGGCAGGCACAAACCACCTTGCCGCAGTTGGTGGCCAATGGCACCGTGCCGGAAGACATCGGCCAGCTGCTTGCCGCGATGGTGAAAAAGCGAGTGTCCTTCCTCGTTATTGGCGGTACCGGTTCCGGCAAGACGACGCTGCTCTCGGCGCTATTGGGAACCGTATCGGAGCGCGAGCGCATCGTGGTTATCGAAGATACGGCGGAGCTATCACCGCACCACCCGCATTGCGTGAGCATCGTCTCGCGCCGGGCAAACGCGGAAGGCAGCGGCGAAATCACGATGGCGCAGTTGCTGCGGCAGGCGCTGCGCATGCGCCCGGACCGCATCGTCGTCGGCGAGATTCGTGGTCCAGAGGTAGTCGATCTGCTCGCCGCGCTCAATACCGGCCACGATGGCGGCGCGGGTACCTTGCACGCCAACTCCCTCTTTGAGGTACCCGCCCGCATGGAGGCCCTCGGCGCGCTCGGCGGCCTGGACCGCAGCGCCCTGCACTCGCAATTGGCGGCCGCCGTCAGCGTGGTTCTCACCATGGAGCGCACGCCACACGGACGGCGCCTGGCCCATATCGGCGTCTTAGAAGGCAATCCGGTCACCCCGCGCATCATCTGGAGCGCAACCGAGGGGCCCGCGCCCGGCTTTGCGGAATTCTCCGCTTCCCTGTTGGAGGAACAGCGCGAAGAAGAAGGGGGTCAGGCGGATGCTTAG
- a CDS encoding type II secretion system F family protein, which produces MLSFLLLAAALLLSAPSSAARIAGKGSRIKASSLVILGAVFCGSLVFFSVGRMSIAVAAAIIAWCVSWYIKDIMVARTRRRGREALAGYFGVVTADLRAGATLASALTRGAESLPATTPRDMSAALESTATAVARGAPPHVALSGAHADAELTRLGHLLELSTQHGIGVASLFEQAQSRMDALRRHHQSTAAGLQGPQATATVLACLPIAGIAMGGAMGANSLGFLLGGGLGGILLVIGVGLACGGFAWSRVIIRKAAP; this is translated from the coding sequence ATGCTTAGCTTCTTATTGCTCGCCGCAGCCCTCTTGCTGTCTGCGCCCTCGAGCGCGGCCCGCATCGCCGGAAAGGGCAGCCGTATAAAGGCCAGCTCCTTGGTCATCTTGGGTGCCGTATTCTGCGGCAGCTTGGTCTTCTTTTCGGTCGGGCGGATGAGCATTGCGGTCGCGGCAGCGATCATCGCTTGGTGCGTGTCGTGGTATATCAAGGACATCATGGTCGCCCGCACGCGCCGGCGCGGCCGCGAGGCCCTGGCCGGATACTTTGGGGTCGTCACCGCTGACCTGCGCGCCGGGGCAACCCTGGCAAGTGCGCTAACACGCGGGGCGGAGTCCCTTCCCGCGACGACGCCGCGGGATATGAGCGCAGCCTTAGAATCCACCGCTACCGCCGTGGCGCGCGGTGCGCCCCCACACGTGGCGCTCTCTGGCGCCCATGCGGATGCGGAACTTACCCGGCTGGGCCACCTGCTCGAATTATCTACTCAGCATGGCATCGGGGTAGCCAGCCTCTTTGAGCAGGCCCAAAGCCGGATGGATGCGCTGCGCCGCCACCACCAATCCACCGCGGCCGGGCTGCAAGGACCCCAAGCTACGGCCACGGTCTTGGCGTGTCTTCCCATTGCGGGCATCGCCATGGGCGGGGCGATGGGGGCCAATTCGCTGGGCTTCTTGCTCGGCGGGGGATTAGGGGGAATCCTACTGGTCATCGGGGTGGGGCTTGCCTGCGGCGGCTTTGCTTGGTCCCGCGTCATTATCAGGAAGGCGGCACCATGA
- a CDS encoding phage holin family protein — protein sequence MSNDGLFTDGTDQFAPKVNSIPLSDVDASSSETSIGKLVSNATEQMSQLVRSEVELAKTELAQSAKKGGIGAGFFGAAGTIALYSSFFFFIFVAELLALWLDRWAAYLIVFLVMIVAAGALALLGVKNVKKVKAPQKTIDSTKELKNLIPGKAQKSLDRKDTHGLYT from the coding sequence GTGAGCAACGATGGATTATTTACTGACGGCACCGATCAATTCGCACCAAAGGTTAATTCGATTCCTTTGAGCGATGTTGATGCATCGTCCTCCGAAACCTCCATCGGCAAGTTGGTCTCCAACGCCACCGAGCAGATGTCCCAGCTCGTGCGCTCTGAGGTAGAGCTGGCCAAGACGGAGCTGGCGCAGTCCGCAAAGAAGGGCGGCATCGGCGCCGGTTTCTTCGGTGCGGCCGGCACCATCGCGCTGTACAGCTCTTTCTTCTTTTTCATCTTCGTCGCTGAGCTCCTCGCGCTCTGGCTAGATCGCTGGGCCGCTTACTTGATCGTCTTCCTCGTGATGATCGTGGCAGCCGGTGCCCTCGCCCTGCTCGGCGTCAAGAACGTCAAGAAGGTCAAGGCGCCGCAGAAGACCATAGATTCCACCAAGGAACTCAAGAACCTGATTCCGGGCAAGGCGCAGAAGTCGCTGGACCGCAAGGACACTCACGGCCTGTATACCTAA
- a CDS encoding MarP family serine protease, translating to MTAALIVDGLIVLAVLAALLSGWRNGALAAVLSAIGVGAGLVVGIAVAPSVLRTVDEPSLRLLLLVGILVLLVGIGQIIGSSLGTSVRDRMKARSTQRIDSLFGAVFQSFIALIVIWMISIPVATNLGGSAGQGLRDSRILSNLNAAAPPRLASLPNGVAALLNESGLPPLVSPWEKSISGEDVEDPAPDVQDPELVRSIRPSIIHVLGDAEECSRRLMGSGFVVDNDYVVTNAHVVAGTQTVRLDTKLGLKDATVVYYNPEVDIAVLHAPDLGIQPLPWAQQPAQTGDDAIVMGFPHSGPFNAEMARVRDRITIAGPDIYSQGRVERDSYTVRGNIQQGNSGGPLVNTAGEVLGVIFGASVDDSETGYALTADEVIGHIGDVTQLQRPVETGECVAH from the coding sequence ATGACTGCTGCGCTCATTGTTGACGGCCTGATTGTGCTTGCCGTGTTAGCAGCATTGCTCAGTGGTTGGCGCAATGGTGCGCTCGCCGCGGTGCTCTCCGCCATCGGCGTGGGCGCGGGCCTCGTGGTGGGCATCGCCGTAGCCCCCAGCGTATTGCGCACAGTGGACGAGCCTTCGCTGCGCCTGCTCCTGCTCGTGGGCATCCTGGTTTTGCTGGTGGGCATCGGGCAGATCATCGGTTCTTCCTTGGGCACCAGCGTGCGCGATCGCATGAAGGCGCGCAGCACCCAACGAATAGATTCGCTCTTCGGCGCGGTCTTTCAGTCCTTCATCGCGCTCATTGTCATCTGGATGATTTCCATTCCCGTGGCCACCAATCTGGGCGGTTCTGCGGGGCAGGGTCTGCGCGATTCCCGCATCCTGAGCAACCTCAATGCGGCCGCCCCGCCGCGCCTGGCTTCCCTTCCCAATGGCGTGGCGGCGTTGCTCAATGAATCGGGCCTTCCGCCCCTGGTTTCGCCGTGGGAGAAGTCCATCAGCGGCGAGGATGTTGAGGACCCGGCCCCAGACGTGCAGGACCCGGAGCTGGTGCGCAGCATTCGCCCGTCCATCATTCACGTGCTTGGCGATGCCGAAGAGTGCTCCCGCCGCCTCATGGGTTCCGGTTTCGTGGTGGACAATGACTATGTGGTCACCAATGCCCACGTGGTGGCCGGCACCCAAACGGTGAGGCTGGATACAAAGCTCGGGCTGAAAGACGCCACGGTGGTCTACTACAACCCAGAGGTCGATATCGCCGTCTTGCACGCGCCGGATTTGGGCATCCAGCCCCTGCCGTGGGCGCAGCAGCCGGCCCAGACCGGCGACGATGCCATCGTCATGGGCTTCCCGCACTCCGGCCCCTTTAATGCGGAAATGGCCCGCGTGCGCGATCGCATCACCATCGCCGGGCCAGATATCTACTCCCAAGGCCGGGTAGAGCGCGATTCCTATACGGTGCGCGGCAATATCCAACAGGGCAATTCCGGCGGCCCGCTGGTCAATACCGCGGGCGAGGTCTTGGGCGTTATCTTCGGCGCCTCAGTAGATGATTCTGAGACCGGATACGCGCTGACCGCAGACGAGGTCATCGGCCACATTGGGGATGTCACCCAATTGCAGCGCCCGGTAGAAACCGGCGAGTGCGTGGCGCACTAG
- a CDS encoding DUF4244 domain-containing protein, with translation MSALFIKYSQLTRALVRNDEGMSTIEYAMGSLAAAALAGVLYMVINGGGVVDAIEGIITDALSNTPS, from the coding sequence ATGTCTGCACTATTTATTAAGTACTCCCAGCTCACCCGCGCCCTCGTCCGCAACGATGAGGGGATGAGCACCATTGAATACGCCATGGGATCGCTTGCGGCTGCGGCACTTGCCGGCGTGCTGTACATGGTCATTAACGGCGGCGGCGTGGTCGATGCCATCGAGGGAATTATCACCGATGCGCTATCGAATACCCCGAGCTAA